A section of the Deltaproteobacteria bacterium genome encodes:
- the mraZ gene encoding division/cell wall cluster transcriptional repressor MraZ: MFRGRFEHTIDPKGRVSVPAKFRELLTEKYDDRLILTNFDRCLVAYPYEEWRVLEEKVSSLSMVKKEVKSFQRFFISGAVECPIDKLGRILIPPPLRDYAQLARNVVFAGMLKKFEIWGMERWLEEIKRSEEDFEGMGATLAEVGL, translated from the coding sequence ATGTTCAGGGGAAGGTTTGAACACACCATAGATCCTAAAGGGCGCGTATCCGTCCCGGCAAAATTTCGTGAATTACTTACGGAAAAATATGATGACCGGTTAATCCTGACTAATTTCGATCGTTGTTTAGTCGCTTACCCTTACGAAGAATGGAGAGTTTTGGAAGAGAAGGTAAGTTCCCTTTCCATGGTTAAAAAGGAAGTAAAATCTTTCCAGCGATTTTTTATTTCTGGGGCCGTCGAATGTCCCATTGATAAATTGGGCCGAATCCTGATCCCCCCCCCACTTCGAGATTATGCCCAGCTGGCAAGAAATGTTGTTTTTGCCGGGATGCTAAAAAAATTTGAAATTTGGGGGATGGAACGTTGGTTGGAGGAAATCAAGCGGTCGGAAGAGGATTTTGAAGGGATGGGGGCAACTTTGGCCGAGGTGGGGCTTTAA